A window of the Cannabis sativa cultivar Pink pepper isolate KNU-18-1 chromosome X, ASM2916894v1, whole genome shotgun sequence genome harbors these coding sequences:
- the LOC115702728 gene encoding probable LRR receptor-like serine/threonine-protein kinase At4g37250, with translation MNIFTSRILLLLLLLISSSLLVQSLSLNNNNNNNDVVLLLSFKYLLKDPFFVLNSWNINDKNSPCSWTGVTCNGFSQVTALSLPSSGFLGPISPDLGSIKNLQRLDLSNNSLNGSLPKSLFQASELRFLDLSNNLITGELPEVMATMNTNLQALNLSDNALAGNIPSNLGSLPSLKIVSLKNNYLSGVLPSGFQSIELLDLSTNLINGSLRSDFGGENLRYLNLSYNNLSGAIPPEFAKKIPAMATLDFSFNNLTGQIPKSEALLNQKTTSFSGNSDLCGEPTKKLCSTFSSLIPNISAPTSPPAIAAIPRTIDSDPATVTPANHEKKQTGLKPATIIAIVAGDVLGAAILGVIFLYIYRLKKKKKKIETSLKNEANIAKDEWSSPSSSSESKGFTRWACLRKRTEEEESSSESMASDDEEEGGRKSSTQENDQQRKVGTLVTVDGEKELELETLLKASAYILGATGSSIMYKAVLEDGTTFAVRRIGESSVYRFKDFENRVRVVAKLVHPNLVRVRGFYWGVDEKLIIYDFVPNGCLANARYRKVGSSPCHLPWEARLKIAKGVARGLAYLHEKKHVHGNLKPSNILLGSDMEPKVGDFGLERLVTGDTSTKTWGSARNFGSKRSTASRDSFPDFIPGPSPSPSPSAFGISPYHAPESLRSLKPNPKWDVFSFGVILLELLTGKVVVLDESGQGPGIVVDDKCRALRMADVAIRAELEGKEECLLGCFKVGYNCASPVPQKRPSMKEVVQVLDKIPCSTSSSYYYYGN, from the exons ATGAACATTTTTACCAGTCGaattctccttcttcttcttcttctaatctCATCTTCTCTTCTAGTTCAATCTCTTTCcttaaacaacaacaacaacaacaacgacGTCGTTTTGTTACTCTCTTTCAAATACCTTCTCAAAGATCCTTTCTTTGTCCTCAATTCATGGAACATTAACGACAAAAACTCCCCTTGTTCTTGGACCGGAGTTACCTGCAATGGCTTTTCTCAAGTCACCGCTTTATCTTTACCCAGTTCCGGCTTTCTCGGTCCGATCTCTCCCGACCTCGGTTCCATCAAAAACCTCCAAAGACTCGACCTTTCCAACAATTCCCTTAATGGGTCACTCCCAAAATCTCTGTTCCAAGCTTCTGAGCTTAGGTTTCTTGACTTGTCCAATAACTTAATCACCGGAGAGTTACCGGAAGTTATGGCGACGATGAATACCAATCTTCAAGCTTTGAATCTTTCCGATAATGCTTTGGCGGGAAATATTCCCAGTAATCTTGGCTCTTTACCAAGTTTAAAAATTGTTTCTTTAAAGAACAATTATTTATCTGGTGTTTTACCGAGTGGGTTTCAAAGTATTGAGCTCTTAGATCTGTCTACCAATCTAATCAACGGTTCTCTCCGTTCAGATTTCGGCGGTGAAAATCTTCGTTACTTGAATCTTTCTTACAACAATCTTTCCGGTGCAATCCCACCTGAATTTGCTAAAAAAATTCCGGCAATGGCCACTCTTGATTTTTCGTTTAATAATCTCACCGGACAGATTCCAAAGTCTGAAGCTTTGTTAAATCAGAAAACGACGTCGTTTTCAGGTAATTCTGATCTGTGTGGAGAACCAACGAAAAAGCTCTGTTCAactttttcttctttaattcCAAACATTTCAGCTCCGACTTCTCCTCCGGCGATAGCTGCGATTCCGAGAACAATTGATTCAGACCCAGCAACAGTTACTCCGGCGAATCATGAAAAAAAGCAAACGGGGCTTAAACCGGCGACTATAATAGCAATCGTAGCAGGGGATGTGTTAGGAGCTGCCATTTTAGGTGTAATTTTCTTGTACATATACAGattgaaaaagaagaagaaaaagattgAAACTTCATTGAAGAACGAAGCTAATATAGCTAAAGATGAATGgtcatctccttcttcttcgtCTGAATCTAAAGGGTTTACGAGATGGGCTTGTCTTAGAAAAAgaacagaagaagaagaaagctcGTCGGAATCAATGGCttctgatgatgaagaagaaggtGGTCGGAAAAGTAGTACTCAAGAAAATGATCAACAGAGAAAGGTTGGAACTTTAGTGACTGTAGATGGTGAAAAAGAGCTTGAATTAGAGACATTGTTGAAAGCTTCGGCTTATATATTGGGAGCAACTGGTTCGAGCATTATGTATAAAGCTGTTCTTGAAGATGGAACAACATTCGCCGTTAGAAGAATCGGAGAGAGCAGTGTTTACCGGTTTAAGGATTTTGAGAATCGGGTTCGGGTCGTGGCTAAGTTGGTTCACCCGAATTTGGTTCGGGTTCGTGGCTTTTATTGGGGTGTTGATGAAAAGCTCATAATCTACGATTTCGTCCCCAATGGCTGCCTTGCCAATGCTCGTTACA ggaAAGTGGGTTCCTCACCTTGTCATTTACCTTGGGAAGCCCGGCTTAAGATAGCAAAAGGAGTGGCACGTGGGCTTGCTTACCTCCACGAAAAGAAGCACGTGCACGGTAACTTAAAGCCCAGTAACATTCTATTGGGCTCTGATATGGAGCCCAAGGTTGGTGATTTTGGGCTTGAAAGGCTTGTAACAGGTGACACAAGTACCAAAACTTGGGGCTCAGCTCGAAATTTCGGTAGCAAGAGATCAACAGCTTCTAGAGATAGTTTTCCTGATTTCATACCTGGGCCGAGCCCAAGCCCAAGCCCAAGTGCATTCGGTATATCTCCTTACCATGCACCTGAGTCGCTTAGGAGCCTAAAGCCCAACCCAAAATGGGATGTGTTTTCTTTTGGGGTAATATTGCTTGAACTTCTAACTGGTAAAGTTGTGGTTTTGGATGAGTCTGGTCAAGGGCCAGGGATTGTGGTTGATGACAAGTGTAGGGCTCTGAGAATGGCTGACGTGGCAATTCGTGCTGAGCTGGAAGGTAAAGAAGAATGCTTATTGGGTTGCTTTAAAGTTGGGTACAATTGTGCCTCACCGGTCCCACAAAAGAGACCTTCAATGAAAGAAGTGGTTCAAGTTCTTGACAAAATTCCTTGTTCAACTTCTTCATCATACTATTATTATGGTAACTAA
- the LOC115702733 gene encoding microtubule-associated protein RP/EB family member 1C produces MATNIGMMDGAYFVGRSEILAWINSTLHLSLSKVEEACSGAVHCQLMDAAHPGMVPMHKVNYDAKSEYEMIQNYKVLQDVFNKLKITKHIEVNKLIKGRPLDNLEFMQWMKRYCDSVNGGGSHSYNPLERREASKGGKEASKKGAQSQTSSKGSSAASKSQGSHNGRRTEAAANAVNAANQSGRTSRPSSSGGLSRPSSSGGPACPAYDEQITELKLSVDSLEKERDFYFAKLRDIEILCQCPQIENLTVVGAVKKILYATEDSASVVAEAQAMVSENNGKEVDFLSPIPEVSEERTTSSENQKRKSIVNIDFESAGITSLSPRQRISDVADVHGNVSPLMTY; encoded by the exons ATGGCAACCAATATTGGTATGATGGATGGTGCTTACTTCGTCGGTAGATCGGAGATCTTGGCTTGGATCAACTCCACTCTCCATCTCAGTCTCTCCAAAGTCGAAGAG GCTTGTTCTGGTGCGGTTCATTGTCAACTTATGGATGCGGCTCATCCAGGAATGGTGCCGATGCATAAAGTCAATTACGATGCCAAGAGCGAGTATGAGATGATCCAGAATTACAAGGTTCTTCAAGATGTTTTCAACAAACTCAAAATCACTAAA CATATTGAGGTGAACAAGCTAATTAAAGGAAGACCGCTTGATAATTTGGAATTTATGCAATGGATGAAGCGCTACTGCGATTCCGTCAATGGAGGTGGAAGTCATAG TTACAATCCATTGGAAAGGAGAGAAGCTTCAAAGGGAGGAAAAGAAGCAAGTAAGAAAGGTGCACAATCACAGACCTCATCGAAAGGCAGTTCGGCTGCCTCTAAATCACAAGGCTCCCATAATGGTAGAAGAACTGAGGCTGCTGCAAATGCTGTGAATGCCGCAAATCAATCTGGAAGAACCTCAAGGCCTTCTTCTAGTGGAGGCCTCTCAAGGCCTTCTTCTAGTGGAGGCCCTGCTTGCCCTGCTTATGATGAACAG ATCACCGAATTGAAACTATCAGTCGATAGCCTCGAGAAGGAGAGGGATTTCTACTTTGCAAAGTTAAGGGATATCGAAATTCTGTGTCAATGCCCACAAATTGAAAACCTCACT GTTGTTGGTGCTGTTAAGAAGATTCTTTATGCCACAGAAGATAGTGCATCAGTTGTGGCTGAAGCTCAAGCCATGGTGTCTGAAAATAATGGCAAGGAAGTGGATTTCTTGAGCCCAATTCCAGAGGTTTCAGAGGAAAGAACAACAAGTTCAGAAAATCAAAAGAGAAAAAGTATTGTCAACATTGATTTTGAGTCTGCTGGGATTACTTCATTGTCTCCAAGGCAAAGGATCTCAGATGTTGCTGATGTTCATGGCAATGTGTCACCCCTTATGACATACTGA
- the LOC115702742 gene encoding uncharacterized protein LOC115702742, with product MDTQPNKTINELGEVKSKVDSVDHQSSAGQGQEMRHVQVIHHSHPSGNSSTTTTTSGVLAGAAAAAAVSIQCAKDALSGK from the exons ATGGATACACAACCCAACAAG ACTATAAATGAACTAGGTGAAGTGAAATCAAAGGTGGATAGTGTGGATCATCAATCCTCAGCAGGACAAGGCCAAGAAATGAGACATGTCCAAGTGATTCACCACTCACATCCTTCGGGGAATTCgagcaccaccaccaccacgaGCGGTGTCTTGGCTGGCGCCGCTGCTGCTGCAGCGGTTTCAATTCAGTGTGCAAAAGATGCCTTGTCTGGAAAATAA
- the LOC115702738 gene encoding ADP-ribosylation factor 1, whose protein sequence is MGLSISRFMRMFFAKKEMRILMVGLDAAGKTTILYKLKLGEVVTTIPTIGFNVETVEYKNVSFTVWDVGGQDKIRPLWRHYFQNTQGLIFVVDSNDRERISEAKDELHRMLNEDELRYATLLVFANKQDLPNAMSVSEITDKLGLHSMRQRRWYIQAACATAGQGLYEGLDWLSSNISTKA, encoded by the exons ATGGGTTTATCGATTTCTCGATTCATGAGAATGTTTTTCGCCAAGAAAGAAATGAGAATTCTGATGGTTGGACTTGATGCAGCTGGAAAAACAACCATATTATACAAGCTTAAACTTGGAGAAGTTGTTACAACCATTCCTACAATTG GGTTCAATGTTGAAACTGTTGAATACAAAAATGTGAGCTTTACAGTTTGGGATGTAGGAGGACAAGATAAG ATTAGACCACTATGGAGACATTACTTTCAGAACACTCAAGGTCTTATCTTTGTAGTGGATAGTAATGACAGGGAAAGGATTTCAGAAGCTAAAGATGAGCTTCACAGAATGCTTAATGAG GACGAGTTGCGCTATGCAACGCTGTTAGTGTTTGCCAACAAGCAAGACCTCCCGAACGCCATGAGCGTTTCTGAAATCACTGATAAACTCGGCTTGCATTCAATGCGCCAGAGACGCTG GTACATTCAAGCAGCTTGTGCTACAGCTGGGCAAGGACTCTATGAAGGTCTTGACTGGCTATCAAGTAACATTTCAACCAAAGCATAA
- the LOC115702731 gene encoding cyclin-D3-3 yields the protein MALFDEVQDLQNPPMVLDALFCEEEGFEDEFEEEEEEEESENCDNGSEKKQQSFPLVLLENDLFWESDELSSLITKEEQNHFCYSDLSSDESLMAARKEAVHWFFTVKAHYGFSALTVVLAVNYFDRFTSGFKFQKDKPWMSQLTAVACLSLAAKVEETDVPLLLDLQVEESRFLFEAKTIQRMELLVLSTLKWKMHPVTPISFFSHIVRRLGLKTHLHWEFLWRCERLLLSVIPDSRFVGYLPSVLATATMLHVINEIEPFNTVEYHNQLLNVLKINEERVNQCYELMVETSVSLGFNKKQSYKRKHGSVPGSPVGVIDASFSSDNSNESWAIGALVPPRSPEPRFKRSRTQDQQMRLPPLNRFSVDVLSTSSPR from the exons atggcCTTATTTGATGAGGTTCAAGACCTACAAAACCCTCCAATGGTTCTTGATGCCTTGTTCTGTGAGGAAGAAGGTTTTGAAGATGAgtttgaggaagaagaagaagaagaagagagtgagAACTGTGATAATGGGTCTGAGAAAAAGCAACAATCTTTCCCTTTGGTTTTGCTAGAAAATGATTTATTTTGGGAAAGTGATGAACTTTCTTCTTTGATAACTAAAGAGGAACAAAACCATTTCTGTTACAGTGATCTAAGCTCAGATGAATCATTAATGGCAGCTAGGAAAGAAGCAGTTCATTGGTTTTTTACTGTGAAAGCACATTATGGGTTCTCTGCTTTGACTGTTGTTCTTGCTGTTAATTACTTTGATAGGTTCACTTCAGGctttaagtttcagaaagatAAGCCATGGATGAGTCAACTCACTGCTGTGGCTTGTCTCTCTTTGGCTGCTAAAGTGGAAGAGACTGATGTCCCTCTTCTTTTAGACCTGCAA GTGGAAGAGTCAAGGTTTTTATTTGAAGCTAAGACTATTCAAAGAATGGAGCTTTTGGTGTTATCAACTCTTAAGTGGAAGATGCATCCAGTGACCCCAATTTCATTCTTCAGTCACATTGTTAGGAGGCTTGGTTTAAAGACCCATTTGCATTGGGAGTTTTTATGGAGGTGTGAGCGTCTTCTTCTCTCTGTCATTCCTG ATTCAAGGTTTGTGGGCTATCTTCCTTCAGTATTAGCTACTGCAACAATGCTGCACGTAATCAATGAGATTGAACCATTTAATACAGTGGAGTACCATAACCAGCTTTTGAATGTACTAAAAATCAATGAG GAGAGAGTGAACCAGTGCTATGAACTCATGGTAGAAACATCAGTCAGCCTTGGATTCAATAAAAAACAAAGCTACAAACGCAAGCATGGATCGGTACCAGGAAGCCCAGTTGGAGTTATTGATGCGTCGTTTAGCTCTGATAACTCGAATGAATCATGGGCTATTGGTGCATTGGTTCCCCCTCGATCACCTGAGCCTCGGTTTAAAAGGAGCAGAACTCAAGATCAGCAGATGAGATTGCCTCCATTGAATCGTTTTTCTGTGGATGTTCTTAGCACTAGCAGCCCTCGTTAA